The proteins below come from a single Penaeus monodon isolate SGIC_2016 chromosome 23, NSTDA_Pmon_1, whole genome shotgun sequence genomic window:
- the LOC119588239 gene encoding uncharacterized protein LOC119588239 (The sequence of the model RefSeq protein was modified relative to this genomic sequence to represent the inferred CDS: added 11 bases not found in genome assembly) — MDKASGKKMARTKGRKRTGSRGAWRRLATRAKPGCFILEASELSVGLSGDELRVTPSQRDMIPDIYFSVSIRVVFCDLLTEHTIKKKKRRRRRRRTPKEEEGRVALVSPAAGCGEPFTPARGPPTPVLRPVGAQVPRAPENSTQFIMDDHENSALFLNFDKSTPGWEHDPPASGGEDDLGSATPTHAHARDWYPFNLADFESAYRSAREDRLMGGSRTDLCAAIVALEARAAVLTEALSASPSRLVATLQAQLLTLQEENAALRQRLARRRKQVVPRESSSSSTDSDSESDSTNSSSDCSESDCDTCAARRSRSEREEEKENTRPAVISPPTTP; from the exons ATGGACAAG GCGAGCGGGAAGAAAATGGCGAgaacgaaaggaaggaaaaggacagGTAGTAGAGGCGCGTGGCGGCGTCTGGCAACGAGAGCCAAGCCCGGGTGCTTCATCCTCGAAGCCTCGGAGCTCAGTGTTGGCTTGTCGGGCGACGAGTTAAGAGTTACTCCTTCACAGCGAGACATGATTCCAGATATCTATTTTTCTGTGTCAATCCGTGTGGTGTTTTGTGACCTACTAACAGAGCATACGATA aagaagaagaagcggcgGAGGAGGCGGCGCCGCACgcccaaggaggaggagggccgCGTCGCGCTCGTGTCGCCCGCGGCGGGCTGCGGCGAGCCCTTCACGCCCGCCCGCGGCCCGCCCACGCCCGTGCTGCGGCCCGTGGGCGCCCAGGTGCCCCGCGCGCCCGAGAACAGCACGCAGTTCATCATGGACGACCACGAGAACTCGGCGCTCTTCCTCAACTTCGACAAGAGCACCCCCGGCTGGGAGCACGACCCGCCCGCCAGCGGAGGCGAGGACGACCTGGGCAGCgccacgcccacgcacgcccacgcgCGCGACTGGTACCCGTTCAACCTGGCGGACTTCGAGAGCGCGTACCGCAGCGCGCGCGAGGACCGCCTGATGGGCGGCAGCCGCACGGACCTGTGCGCGGCCATCGTGGCCCTGGAGGCGCGCGCCGCCGTGCTGACGGAGGCGCTGTCGGCGTCGCCCTCGCGCCTCGTGGCCACGCTGCAGGCGCAGCTGCTGACGCTGCAGGAGGAGAACGCGGCGCTGCGTCAGCGCCTGGCGCGCAGGAGGAAGCAGGTCGTCCCGCGCGAGTCGTCCTCGTCGTCCACCGACAGCGACTCGGAGTCCGACTCGACCAACTCCTCGAGCGACTGCTCCGAGTCCGACTGCGACACCTGCGCCGCCCGCAGGAGCCGCTCCGAgcgcgaggaggagaaggagaacacgCGGCCCGCAGTCATCTCGCCGCCCA